From a region of the Clostridia bacterium genome:
- a CDS encoding DUF1634 domain-containing protein, with protein MNGQAQRQDDAAVAEAVSRVIAAGRRVAVTALVGTCLWALLAGRPDLAPEPDFASIWRDLLAMRASGWIAVALAILVLTPFAGVAAALVEFYRRRDVHFAFVAAVVLVLLIVAAVGPFFGMR; from the coding sequence ATGAACGGTCAAGCACAGCGTCAGGACGATGCCGCGGTCGCCGAGGCGGTGTCGCGCGTGATCGCGGCGGGCCGGCGCGTGGCGGTGACTGCGCTCGTGGGCACGTGCCTCTGGGCCCTGCTCGCCGGGCGGCCGGACCTGGCGCCGGAGCCCGATTTCGCGTCCATCTGGCGGGACCTGCTCGCGATGCGAGCGTCCGGCTGGATCGCCGTGGCCCTGGCCATTCTGGTTCTCACGCCGTTCGCCGGCGTGGCCGCCGCGCTCGTCGAATTCTATCGCCGCCGTGACGTTCATTTCGCGTTCGTCGCGGCGGTCGTGCTCGTTCTTCTCATCGTCGCGGCGGTGGGACCGTTCTTCGGCATGCGGTGA
- a CDS encoding sulfite exporter TauE/SafE family protein encodes MPATELVHWLALLAVAYLAGAFGALLGLGGGIFLVPFLTLGFGLPIRHAVAASLVGIIATSTSASSVYLRQGIAHVRLGLLLETGTAVGALAGAWLAGWLSPRTLAFIFSLVAAYTAVSMVRHRDAPRSETAAALTEAEPPAAGLHGRYWDAAAGRAVSWRARCIALGVGLSSLAGVLSSLVGVGGGTIKVPVMNLVMGVPIKAATATSNFMIGITGAASAFVYAARGDLVPIVAGFGALGVTAGARSGAWLQSRLPAPALRWIFALLLLAVAGQVFVEAWRGMVG; translated from the coding sequence ATGCCTGCGACGGAGCTCGTACACTGGCTCGCACTGCTGGCCGTCGCGTACCTGGCAGGGGCGTTCGGCGCGCTGCTGGGGCTCGGCGGCGGGATCTTCCTGGTCCCGTTTCTCACGCTCGGCTTCGGGCTGCCCATCCGGCACGCCGTCGCGGCCAGCCTCGTCGGCATCATCGCCACGTCCACTAGCGCCAGCAGCGTGTACCTGCGCCAGGGGATCGCGCACGTGCGCCTCGGCCTCCTTTTGGAGACCGGGACCGCCGTGGGGGCGCTGGCGGGCGCGTGGCTGGCCGGCTGGCTTTCGCCGCGCACCCTGGCGTTCATCTTCTCGCTCGTGGCGGCGTACACGGCCGTGTCCATGGTGCGGCACCGGGACGCGCCGCGGTCGGAAACGGCCGCCGCGCTTACAGAGGCTGAACCGCCAGCCGCGGGCTTGCACGGCCGCTACTGGGACGCGGCGGCAGGACGCGCCGTGTCGTGGCGGGCGAGGTGCATTGCCCTCGGCGTCGGCCTGAGCAGCCTGGCCGGCGTGCTGTCGTCCCTCGTCGGCGTGGGCGGCGGGACGATCAAAGTCCCCGTCATGAACCTTGTCATGGGCGTGCCCATCAAGGCGGCCACCGCCACGAGCAATTTCATGATCGGCATCACGGGCGCGGCCAGCGCCTTCGTCTACGCGGCGCGCGGCGACCTCGTCCCCATCGTGGCGGGGTTCGGCGCGCTGGGCGTCACGGCCGGCGCGCGCAGCGGCGCTTGGCTGCAGTCTCGTCTGCCCGCGCCTGCGCTGCGCTGGATCTTTGCCCTCCTGCTCCTCGCCGTGGCCGGTCAGGTGTTCGTGGAGGCGTGGCGGGGGATGGTGGGATGA
- a CDS encoding DEAD/DEAH box helicase, with amino-acid sequence MNLSQLLETIAASPDLTRRITRWERIPARPARPSPWPEDMDPSLQAILRERGISALYSHQGEAWRWARMGRNVVVVTPTASGKTLCYNLPILQSLIEDPETRALYLFPTKALAQDQRADMQSWLDALGLPAKVHVYDGDTPPEERAAIRQAGQLVVTNPDMLHSGILPHHARWARLFRHLRFVVIDELHTYTGVFGSHVANVIRRLKRICAFYGASPIFICASATIANPHELAEALVEAPFEAVTESGAPQPERHVIFCNPPIVNERLGIRRNLLHEARDWAVRFLKNGVSTIVFARSRMNVELLLRYVRDALGQTAPGRAPDVHGYRGGYLPDQRRRIEADLREGRASGVIATNALELGVDIGSLEAAVLAGYPGSVSSTWQQWGRAGRRQGPSCAVLIASSGPLDQFIVTHPEFFLSQPPEAARVNPDNLHILVSHVKCAAFELPFRPGEPFGATPVDEILEFLAEEGVLRRTGGRYYWMAESFPASEVSLRSADQENVVIIDQTRGRRVIGEVDRASAPLVVHEQAIYLHEGKQYQVEYLDYKERKAYVREVDVDYYTDADLAVDLRVLRVMAGDEPTAPQGAAAAAPGRAWGEVAITQRATLFKKVRLHTHENVGWGKIALPEDTHHTTAYWVTFPHQAGWTPERLEGALSGAAYALRHLAPLYLLCSVSDLGAVPQVRSPFTGVPTVFLYDRVPGGVGLAEKLYASHRELLADAARRVAECPCADGCPSCIGADARECPGAKAGALELLRLGERSRAVLARHGRHAR; translated from the coding sequence GTGAACCTGTCGCAGTTGCTTGAGACCATCGCCGCCAGCCCGGACCTGACGCGGCGCATCACCCGATGGGAGCGGATTCCGGCGCGGCCGGCGAGGCCGTCGCCCTGGCCGGAGGACATGGACCCGTCCCTGCAGGCCATCCTGCGCGAGCGGGGCATCTCCGCCCTGTACAGCCACCAGGGGGAGGCGTGGCGCTGGGCGCGCATGGGGCGCAACGTCGTCGTGGTGACGCCGACGGCCTCGGGGAAAACGCTCTGCTACAATCTGCCGATCCTGCAATCCCTCATCGAGGATCCGGAAACGCGCGCGCTGTACCTGTTCCCGACCAAGGCGCTGGCTCAGGACCAGCGGGCTGACATGCAGTCCTGGCTGGACGCGCTCGGGCTTCCCGCCAAGGTCCACGTGTACGACGGCGACACGCCGCCGGAGGAACGGGCGGCGATCCGCCAGGCCGGGCAGCTCGTCGTGACCAACCCGGACATGCTCCACTCGGGCATCCTCCCGCATCACGCGCGCTGGGCGCGGCTCTTCCGCCACCTGCGCTTCGTCGTGATCGACGAGTTGCACACCTACACGGGCGTGTTCGGCAGCCACGTGGCCAACGTCATCCGCAGGCTGAAGCGGATCTGCGCCTTCTACGGCGCGTCGCCCATCTTCATCTGCGCGTCTGCGACCATCGCCAACCCGCACGAGCTGGCCGAAGCGCTCGTGGAGGCGCCGTTCGAGGCCGTCACGGAAAGCGGCGCGCCGCAGCCGGAGCGCCACGTCATCTTCTGCAACCCGCCCATCGTGAACGAGCGCCTGGGGATTCGCCGCAACCTGCTCCACGAGGCCCGGGATTGGGCCGTGCGCTTCTTGAAGAACGGGGTCTCGACCATCGTCTTCGCGCGCAGCCGCATGAACGTGGAGCTCCTGCTCAGGTACGTGCGCGACGCCCTCGGCCAGACGGCGCCCGGCCGCGCGCCCGACGTGCACGGGTACCGCGGCGGCTACCTTCCGGACCAGCGGCGCCGCATCGAGGCCGACCTGCGCGAGGGGCGCGCGTCCGGCGTCATCGCCACCAACGCGCTGGAACTGGGCGTCGACATCGGATCCCTGGAGGCGGCCGTCCTGGCCGGGTATCCCGGGAGCGTGAGCAGCACCTGGCAGCAGTGGGGCCGCGCCGGAAGGCGGCAAGGCCCGTCGTGTGCCGTGCTGATCGCCAGCTCGGGTCCCCTCGACCAGTTCATCGTCACGCACCCGGAGTTCTTCCTCTCCCAACCGCCGGAGGCGGCCCGGGTGAACCCCGACAACCTGCACATCCTGGTGAGCCACGTCAAGTGCGCCGCGTTTGAGCTGCCCTTCCGCCCAGGCGAGCCGTTCGGCGCCACCCCCGTGGACGAGATCCTTGAGTTCCTGGCGGAAGAGGGCGTGCTGCGGCGCACCGGCGGCCGCTACTACTGGATGGCCGAGTCCTTTCCGGCGAGCGAGGTCAGCCTGCGGTCGGCCGACCAGGAAAACGTCGTCATCATCGACCAGACCCGCGGCCGCCGCGTCATCGGGGAGGTGGACCGCGCGAGCGCCCCGCTGGTCGTCCACGAGCAGGCCATCTACCTTCACGAAGGAAAGCAATATCAAGTGGAATACCTTGACTACAAGGAACGAAAGGCCTACGTCCGTGAGGTGGACGTCGACTACTACACGGACGCCGACCTCGCCGTCGACCTGCGGGTGCTTCGCGTGATGGCGGGCGACGAGCCCACGGCTCCTCAAGGGGCCGCCGCCGCCGCTCCGGGCCGGGCGTGGGGCGAGGTGGCCATCACGCAGCGGGCGACCCTGTTCAAGAAAGTCCGGCTGCACACGCACGAGAACGTCGGGTGGGGTAAGATCGCCCTTCCTGAGGACACGCACCACACCACGGCCTACTGGGTGACCTTCCCCCATCAGGCGGGATGGACGCCGGAGCGGCTGGAGGGCGCCCTGTCCGGCGCGGCGTACGCCCTGCGCCACCTCGCCCCCCTGTACCTGCTCTGCTCCGTTTCCGACCTGGGCGCGGTGCCTCAGGTGCGCTCGCCCTTCACGGGCGTGCCCACAGTGTTCCTGTACGACCGTGTCCCGGGCGGCGTTGGCCTGGCGGAGAAGCTCTATGCCAGCCACCGCGAGCTGCTGGCCGACGCCGCCCGGCGCGTGGCCGAGTGCCCGTGCGCGGACGGCTGCCCCTCCTGCATCGGCGCCGACGCCCGGGAGTGTCCGGGGGCCAAGGCCGGCGCGCTGGAGTTGCTCCGCTTGGGCGAACGGTCGCGCGCGGTGCTCGCGCGGCACGGGAGGCACGCGCGGTGA